The DNA region GTTGAAGCGGGCGGTATCACAGCTGGTGATATGAATACTGAAGCAATTGTTGCGAAGTTAATGTGGCTATTAGCATATACAAATGATATTGCTGAGGTCACCCGGTTATTACAAGAATCTATGGCACACGATATGGGATTTGTCTAATAAACAGTTGAAGTAAAGGACGGACATGGTTATGGCAGAACGTGGCGAGTTGAAATTTGAAATCATTGAAAAATTTGGTCAATTATCGACGAGTAAAAGTGGTTGGCATTTGGAACTGAATCTTGTGAAGTGGGGTGACAATCAGCCAAAATTTGATTTGCGGTCTTGGCGTGAGGACCATCAAAAAATGGGGAAAGGCATTGGGTTGACCCATGCAGAATTACAGGAATTACAACAAGTTGTGAATCGGATCTTAGCCGGTGAATCGCACGTGGTTGAACCAACAGCCTTGGTCGACGAGACAGCAGAATTTATACCGGATACGCCACAGGTTACACGGCTTGGTGATGCCTAAAAATAAATTTATTCATTAAATAGAGCGATAATTGACTGATCAAATGATGTGATAATTGATGCACTTTGTATGGGTGTAATGAAAATTTTAAGGTTCAGCGGTTAAGATAGGAACAAATTAACTTTAGGGGATCATTATGGCAAATAAGGCAGTTAAAATTTTAATTATTGAAGATGATTATGCACTAAGCGATACAATTAAAGAAACCGTGGGTGCACTTGGCGAAATTATGCAAGTTTACGACGGACAAGAAGGGTTGTTAGAAATTCTGTCTGGTGTTTATGATTTGGTTGTTTTAGACGTTATGTTGCCTAGCAAAGATGGCTTCACCGTTTTGAAACGGGTCCGGGAAGATTTTCCTAAATTACCCATTTTGATGTTGACAGCTAAGGGTGAGTTAGAAGATAAAATGCGCGGCTTCAATTTAGGTGCGGACGAATATATTACTAAACCTTTTTACAAAGAAGAGTTATTTATGCGCGCCAAGACGTTGTTGCGTCATGTGGGCCTATTAGGTGATGAAGGTTTGCTGAGTGCGGGAAATGTTGAAATTAATGTTGAAAATCATCGGGTTTTTGTCGACGGTGAAGAAGTGAGTGTGCAAGGCCGCGAGTTTGGTTTACTGGTTTATTTAATGCAACATCAAGAACAAATTGTGACTAAGGATCAAATCTTTGACCGCCTTTGGGGGTTTGATTCAGATACATCTTTGACAGTCGTGGAAGTGTACATGTCGAATTTACGTAAGAATTTGCGACAAGCCGGTGCCAATGTCAATATTAAAACGTTACGAAATGTTGGTTACACCTTGAATACGATGACCGAGGAGAATTAATGGTTAAAAAAATTCAAAATTTACGACTTATGCGACGGCTTCATAAAATTAGAAAATCGATGTCAACGCAACTCAAGTTAACAATTTTGACGGCATTGGGCTTTACACTTGTTTTTATTGGGGTGGGAACCTTCATTGATAATCAATTTCGAACAGTTATCTACACGAATCCAATTATGCGTGTGCGACAACCATTTTCACAAAATCAGGTTAATCAAGGCGTTGTTGGTTCAGAAACCATTGACTATTCGTATTTGAAAAAAGAGAAAATCAACATTCCAAATGATGATCGGGTTTATATTATGTATTACAACAAGAGTTGGTATATGTTCTTTAAACATGGTAATCAAGTATCTTACCAAAATATCGATCTTGAGCATGAGATTGTTGAAAGTTTTTCGAGTCGTCTGTTGATTATCTTTACAGCCGCTGAATTATTATTGTTAATTATGGCGATTGTTTTAGCACGAGCAAATATGGTGCCAATCAAGCGGGTCTTAAAGCAGCAAAGGACATTTGTTGCTGATGCAGCGCATGAATTTAAAACCCCGATGACGATTATTCAAAATAAGTTAGAAACAATGCTGGAACATCCAAATGATTCAGTGATTGAACAAGTAGAAAATGTTGCCAATGCGCTGACTGAGGTGCGTCATTTGAATAAACTAACTGCTGATATGCTCAAATTAGCGCAAGCAGATGCTGAAATTGCAATGTTTTATTTTGAGCCAATGGATTTGGTTAAAGTGGTGACAGAAATTAATGAAATTTTAGCGGTCAATACCGAAAACCGGCATCAGACCCTGACCCTTGATTTGCCAGACGAAGTGGTGATGGACGGTGATATTCAACGCTTGAGACAGTTGATTATGAATTTGGTGGATAATGCTCAAAAATATGCTGGTGAGAATTCAGAAGTTAAAATCGTGGTGAAAAAGGGTCGCAATGTCGTTCATTTGCAAGTCGTGGACACTGGAGAAGGCATTAGTGAAGATGACAAACAACATTTATTCGACCGCTTTTATCGCGTCGATAAGTCGCGTTCACGAGCCAGTGGTGGGCATGGATTGGGATTGTCAATCGTCAAATGGATTGTAGATGGTCATTCGGGAACAATTGATGTTTCAAATACCATACCGCATGGTACTACGTTTAACATCACGTTGCCATTAAAGCAAAAGGGGTAAAATAATGCGCGTTCAGGTTTCATTAGATTCACAAGGATTTATTCCAGATGGTTATGCTAAGTTTGCGCCAGAATCAGCACGAATGGCTGGCATGCCGGTGATTAATTTTCCGGTGCAGATAACGGGTATCCCTAAGAAAACGAAAACGTTAGCAGTCGCTTTGATTGACTACGATGCAGTACCAGTTGGTGGTTTTCCATGGATTCACTGGTTAGCGGCCAATTTGCCGGTGACTGACATTACTGCTAATTTAGCAGCAACCACAACCGTTTATACGCGTGGGACAAATTCAATGTGGCGAGAATGCAAAGATCAGCCGGAATTGACGCAGGCATATATTGGGCCAATGCCGCCGGATAAAGTCCATGATTATTCGTTGACAATCTTTGCGGTTGATCAGGTACTGCCACTTCAAAATGGATTTTTTCTCAATGATTTACGGCGTGCCTTACGGGATCATGTGATTGAAGAGGTATCAGTTGATTTGCCGGCACGTTCAGAATAAGAGGAGTAGGATAAAATATGTTGCGAAATTTAATTAAATGGTTAGTTTGGCTAATCGTTGCGGTTTTTGCTTTGACGGTTATATTGCCGGTATTATTGACGGTTATCGGGATTGGTTTCCATTTGGCGATTGTAGTGATTGCCGTGATATTACTCTTGTTTTTAGTTCTAATTGGGATTGGTGCTATTTGGGCCTTTATCTTTTTACGTCGCTTACGGAAAAATATGAAGGCAGCTGAAGAAAGAGGTGAAGCGTATACTTTTAACACTCAGCATACGACTTTTCATTTCAATGATGATGACGCTTTTGTGAATGATAATCAGTTTCATGAAAACGGCATCAAAGATGTGACCCCAAAAGATTAGATCAACCAGATAATTATTAACGTAGAAGCAGTTACTGACTGCTTCTTTTTTTATCCCATATACAGTGGTAAAATATGCAAATATAGCACTTATTGATTGAAATAAATTTATAAAGGAGCCAATATGCAAACATTTTATACATTGGCCTTATTGATTATTGGTGTGATTGTTGCCAATATTGTGAAACAAATTTTTCCACGGATACCTGAGGCGTTTATTCTCATTGTGATGGGGATGGTGTTATCAGTGACGCCAATTTTTAACCATTTTGAATTAGAACCTGAGTTTTTTATGTTGATGATTATCGCACCATTGATGTTTATCGATGGGCAGAAGCAATCTTTTCAAAAGATTAGGGACAAATTTTCGGTTATCTTTTTATTGTCAGTTGTTCTAGCGGCAGCAACCGTAGCAGTTGTTGGATTGATTACGAATTTTGTGGAATCGGTGTGGACACTGCCGTTAGCAATCGCTTTGGCTGCGATTGTGACACCAACAGATGCGGTCGCAGTTAAATCATTGACGAGTGGTGGGGAGATGCCTAGTAGCGTGGGCGAAGCGCTTGAGTTGGAAGCGTTGTTTAATGACGCGACAGGTTTGGTTATTTTAGATTTAGCTTTATCGGTTTTGGGTAATCAGAGTTTGTCTTTTGTTGGTGGACTTGAACATTTTATTTTCGTGGCCCTTGGTGGTGTGATTGTTGGAATCGTCGGAGGGATGCTAATTGTTTCGTTACGTGTTAATTTGAATTTACATGCAACAAATGCAGAAACAACGGTCATTCCTATTGGATTGCTGACCCCATTTGCGATTTATCTATTAGCTGAACAATTTGGTGTATCTGGGATTTTAGCGGTTGTGGCAACGGGGATTGTTCATAATTGGGAAGCGAGCCGGTTGCGCTTGTCGTCAACGCGTGTCCAACTTACCCAGAATACAATTTGGTCCACTTTATCCAATGTCTTGAACAGTATTGTATTTTTAATTTTAGGGATTACATTACCAACCGTTTTCCAAGAAGTTCAAAAAATTGGTCGACTGGGTACGTTGGCATTAGTTGGGGTCAGTATTTTAATTTACTTGGTGATGTTTATTATTCGGTATACATGGGCATTACGTGAAGATGGGCGACATCATGCAGGCTTTTTTACCTTTCAAAATCAGGATGAACATAATTTTTATTCGCGGATTTTTGCAATTAGTGGCGTGCATGGGACGATGACGTTGGCTATGGCGTTTTCATTACCACATGAAATTGCTGGACATGCTTTCCCTTATCGTGATGAATTGATTATCATTGCGGCGCTAGTTATTTTAATTAGTATGGTAGTTAGTGCATTGGTATTACCACGCATGCTACCAAAGTCAACGACATTATATTCAGATAAGGATATTGAGCACGTTCGAAATAAGATGGTGGATTATGCTATTTTGCAAGTACGGGATACAATTGACGAACACGATATTCGTGAAGCGTTGACAGCTCAATTACAATCACAAAAAGGTTGGGGGACAGATCGCGAACATATTAGCCAGGATTATGAAGAATTACTAACGGAGACTAAAGAATTCATCATTTCTTATATCCATGGTGATTATGTTAGCGCCACATATTCCGTTGATGTGATTAATATTTACGACAAAATTATTGATCGATTAAAGATTAAATCAGCTCACCTACAGCATGGCCCTTTCAAACAATTTAGAAAGTATCAACATCATGTTAAGCATTTAATGCGAGAAACAAAATGGCATGTCAAACATGGGGGCGTGACACCAAATCAACGCCGGGTACAACGTGATAGATGGCAAAAGGCTCAAGGTGAAGATATGTTAAAAAAATGGCAAGATACACATACGGCTTTGTTGGCATTAAACGATGATGTGATTAATGCAGTTGATAAACATATCGATGATATTCTACGCGAACGATTAGATGCTAAACGGAGTGATAATCAACATATTGATTTAGTTAGAAAAACATTGAACCGTTATTTGGCTAACATCAAGCATGATTACAGTAAAACGGCTGTGACGGTCGATAGTGAGTTATATATGCAGGCTTTCCAATTTGAGTATAACTTTATTCATCAAGGGGTTAGTAATGGGTATATTCCCCAGGCAATGGCGACCGAACTATATAATGAAATAAATCAAGCACAAACATTACAATTACAGCAACAACAACAGTTAGAAACTATGACAGTCTCATAGAAAATAAAATAAATATTGAAAGAAGACACGTGATGAGCGGGTTTTCTTTTTTTTATGAGTTGTCTTAGGTGTAACTTGACTAACACAATTAAATGGTGCACAATATAAATAGAAAATGAATCGAGGTGATTGAAGTGCAAGGCGTAATATTGCCTGTCACTGTTGTCACTATTGAGTCAATTTTGGCTGAATAATTAAGACGATGGTAAGATTGAAAAAGACATGCTTTGATACATTTTTTAAGATGGATCAAGGCTTTGAGATGTTTAGGAGGGTTTATGATGTTAACAATTTCAGATCAATTAACAGAAAAGATTCGCAAGATGATGCAAACAGATACTGTTTTAGTGTTGGATTTTGATGACGGTGTTGGACCATTTTCAAACGCTGCAACGTGTACATTAGACGTTGCTTTTAATTTAATTCTTGCTAAGCCAGAACAATTAACTGATGAATTTAATGCAACTATCGAATCAAATTTGGGGCTTATTTATGTCAAGGGATATGCAATGGATCAATTTGGTGATGGTGATTTAACTTTGAAACAGAGTAAGTACCTGAATAATGTGTTAGAAAGTGCGTCAGGGATTCTAGATCCTAACGTGGGGATTAATGATGTGCAAGGAGCAGATAAAGATGAACAAAAAGTCGGCAACGATTTATCATGTGACGGGGTGTCTCAAGTGCAAACTAACCGCTAAATTGTTAGAGCAGCGAGGCATTACAGTTCATCTTGTCAATGTTGATCAGCAGCCGAAAGAAATCGATCGATTGAAACAAAATGGGATTCGTCGGTTGCCAGTAATTAAGATGTCTGATGGCCAAGTTTGGACTGGATTAAACTTTCATCAAATTTGGCAACAGTAGTGGGGGAATAATATGAAAGAAGAGACAGCGATTTTTGCGGGCGGATGTTTTTGGTGTATGGTTGAGCCATTTGAAAAAATGCCAGGTATTTTAAAAGTGCGTTCTGGCTATACTGGTGGACATCTTGCAAATCCAACCTATCGACAAGTTTGTTCACATACAACGGGTCATGTGGAAGCAGTTAAGATTTGGTATGATGCTGAACAAATTTCATATCAGCAATTGTTGGATATTTATTGGATGATTGCTGACCCAACAGATGCGACTGGTCAATTTGCCGATCGCGGTAACACATACCGACCAATTATCTTTGTTAATTCAAAACAACAAGCACAAATTGCTGAAGCATCGAAACAGAAGTTGGCACAATCAAATCGATTTGATCGGCCAATTGTAACGCAGATTTTACCAGCACAAGTATTTTATGATGCTGAAGAAGAACATCAAGATTTTTATCGTAAAGATCCAGCCCGTGAAGCAATGATGATGGGACCTAGACTTGCTTATCAGCAGAAATATTGGGCTGATCAACAAAAGTAGTTTTTTGGGGGATAAAAATGGATAAAAAAGAGACAATGGCTGCGCGGAAAGCACAGTTAACAAAAGAAGCGTATAATGTAACGCAACACGCGGCAACTGAACGACCATTTTCAGGAAAGTATGATAATTTCTATGAACCAGGTATTTATGTTGACGTTGTGAGTGGTGAACCATTATTTACATCACGAGATAAATATGATTCTGGTTGTGGTTGGCCGGCTTTTACCCATCCAATTGATGAAGAAAATATGATTGAGAAACATGATCATTCCTTTGGTATGGATCGGGTGGAAGTTGTCTCACGAGAAGGTCAGTCGCATTTAGGACATGTTTTCAATGACGGACCAGTCGCGGATGGTGGATTGAGGTATTGCATTAATTCATCAGCATTGAAATTTATTCCAAAAGATGAGATGCTAGCTGCAGGATATGGTGACTATTTACCAATGGTGACTGAAAAATAGAAAATGAGGTGCGACAGATGACAGTTCAAGCGATTACAGATGAAAATTTTGAACAAGAGACAGCTAATGGCGTTACGCTCACTGATTTATGGGCAACATGGTGTGGTCCATGTCGGATGCAGAGTCCAGTGATTGAAGCAGCTGCCAAGAAAAACGCAGCAGTTAAATTTACTAAGCTAGACGTGGATGAAAATCAACAAACGGCGGAGAAATTGGGTGTCCGTGCAATTCCAACATTAATTATTAAAAAAGATGGTCAGGTTGTTGAACGGTTAACAGGGTTCCACACGTTAGACATGATTGAAAAAGTATTAGATAAGTATACAGCGTAAATAATAATCAAAAGCACTAAGTTAATTGGTGCTTTTTTATTTACCATTTATTTATTGTATAAATATGTTATATAATTTAAGTATATTATTAAGGAGGATTTTTTATATGGTTGGAATGGGTCAAGCTTTTAAATTGTTTTGGCAACGTTATGTTGATTTTACAGGACGCTCAACGCGAGCAGAGTATTGGTGGGTAACGCTGTGGTTAGTGATTATTTATACAATTCTCATCATTGCCTTGGCAATTGCTGGAATCAGCATGATTGCTACGGCGACATCTTCAGTGACTAATAGCTCGGTATCAAGTAATTTTATTGGGCAAATGTTGGCAGCTGGTGGTGTGTGGCTGTTCATGATTTTTAGCATCATTGTCTTATTTACACTTGCAATTATTATTCCATCTTTGGCATTAACCGTTCGTCGCTTTCGTGATGCCGGATTAAAAACATGGGCAATTTGGACTTTAATTGGTGTTAACTGGTTATTCTCCGGTGCTGATTCTGTACAGAATTTTACGTCTGATGGTCGTGCATTTTCAGTTTTGTCATTTATTATTTCTGTGCTAATGTTTATTATTAGCGTTTTGGCAACGAACACCCTTTCACAAATGGGCGGAATTGGTAACGGGCAAGAGGATGCGCCAGTTGAAGTTGCACCAGTTAGTGCTGAAACAACAACTGATTCGATTGCTGAAGCTGAATCTGAATCAGTGCAATCAGAAATGACGTCTGAAATAAATCGTGTTGAAAAAGATAATGAAATTTAAAAAACGCCAACTGGCGTTTGAATTTTAGCGAAGAGGGATTGATGACTCTTCGCTTTTATTGTGGCATAAAAGATTTCTTTTCCAAATCTTCAAGAGATTCGAGATGGAAGCCTTTACGGGATAATAATTTAATGATCTTTGACAGGGTGTTCTTGTCTACTGTATTTGGCAAGGTGATAATCAGGCGTTGTGTCCGTAAATTATCATTTGGATTCAGGGTTAAAGCACTGGAAATGGTTGAATAGCGCGAAATATATTTTGCAACCCGTTCAAGACTGCCACGGGCACCATCAGTCAGTAATGTGAGCACATAACGACCTTCAGTCGTCTGCCATGAATTAGCCAGCATTTTTAACATCGTTGTGTGCGTTAAGATACCTTGGAAGTGATGATTTGCATCGACGACCGAAATAAAAGGTAAATCTTGTAGCGCAAAGATGGTATCAAAGAATGTCGCATCTGTTTCAATGAATTTCGTCATATTTCGCATCATCGTTGTGACTGGCAAATTCAAATCGCCTTGATTGGCTTGATGTTTAAAGATGTGCATTTTATAGATAGCGCCACGAAAGAGCGTACCAGTTGTATCTAGGATCGGAATGGCTCGAAATGTGGTCGAATTGAATATTGTTAACGCGTCAGCTAATGAAGAATCCTCAGTGACAGTGACTAATTCATCTTTGGGCTTAATCAATGATTCAAGCATGAGACAATCTCTTTCTCTAATCTTTATCTAATAATTCCACCATAATAACCTATGAAAT from Weissella diestrammenae includes:
- a CDS encoding YdbC family protein, producing MAERGELKFEIIEKFGQLSTSKSGWHLELNLVKWGDNQPKFDLRSWREDHQKMGKGIGLTHAELQELQQVVNRILAGESHVVEPTALVDETAEFIPDTPQVTRLGDA
- a CDS encoding response regulator transcription factor translates to MANKAVKILIIEDDYALSDTIKETVGALGEIMQVYDGQEGLLEILSGVYDLVVLDVMLPSKDGFTVLKRVREDFPKLPILMLTAKGELEDKMRGFNLGADEYITKPFYKEELFMRAKTLLRHVGLLGDEGLLSAGNVEINVENHRVFVDGEEVSVQGREFGLLVYLMQHQEQIVTKDQIFDRLWGFDSDTSLTVVEVYMSNLRKNLRQAGANVNIKTLRNVGYTLNTMTEEN
- a CDS encoding sensor histidine kinase, which gives rise to MVKKIQNLRLMRRLHKIRKSMSTQLKLTILTALGFTLVFIGVGTFIDNQFRTVIYTNPIMRVRQPFSQNQVNQGVVGSETIDYSYLKKEKINIPNDDRVYIMYYNKSWYMFFKHGNQVSYQNIDLEHEIVESFSSRLLIIFTAAELLLLIMAIVLARANMVPIKRVLKQQRTFVADAAHEFKTPMTIIQNKLETMLEHPNDSVIEQVENVANALTEVRHLNKLTADMLKLAQADAEIAMFYFEPMDLVKVVTEINEILAVNTENRHQTLTLDLPDEVVMDGDIQRLRQLIMNLVDNAQKYAGENSEVKIVVKKGRNVVHLQVVDTGEGISEDDKQHLFDRFYRVDKSRSRASGGHGLGLSIVKWIVDGHSGTIDVSNTIPHGTTFNITLPLKQKG
- a CDS encoding YbhB/YbcL family Raf kinase inhibitor-like protein — protein: MRVQVSLDSQGFIPDGYAKFAPESARMAGMPVINFPVQITGIPKKTKTLAVALIDYDAVPVGGFPWIHWLAANLPVTDITANLAATTTVYTRGTNSMWRECKDQPELTQAYIGPMPPDKVHDYSLTIFAVDQVLPLQNGFFLNDLRRALRDHVIEEVSVDLPARSE
- a CDS encoding MMPL family transporter — protein: MLRNLIKWLVWLIVAVFALTVILPVLLTVIGIGFHLAIVVIAVILLLFLVLIGIGAIWAFIFLRRLRKNMKAAEERGEAYTFNTQHTTFHFNDDDAFVNDNQFHENGIKDVTPKD
- a CDS encoding cation:proton antiporter, producing the protein MQTFYTLALLIIGVIVANIVKQIFPRIPEAFILIVMGMVLSVTPIFNHFELEPEFFMLMIIAPLMFIDGQKQSFQKIRDKFSVIFLLSVVLAAATVAVVGLITNFVESVWTLPLAIALAAIVTPTDAVAVKSLTSGGEMPSSVGEALELEALFNDATGLVILDLALSVLGNQSLSFVGGLEHFIFVALGGVIVGIVGGMLIVSLRVNLNLHATNAETTVIPIGLLTPFAIYLLAEQFGVSGILAVVATGIVHNWEASRLRLSSTRVQLTQNTIWSTLSNVLNSIVFLILGITLPTVFQEVQKIGRLGTLALVGVSILIYLVMFIIRYTWALREDGRHHAGFFTFQNQDEHNFYSRIFAISGVHGTMTLAMAFSLPHEIAGHAFPYRDELIIIAALVILISMVVSALVLPRMLPKSTTLYSDKDIEHVRNKMVDYAILQVRDTIDEHDIREALTAQLQSQKGWGTDREHISQDYEELLTETKEFIISYIHGDYVSATYSVDVINIYDKIIDRLKIKSAHLQHGPFKQFRKYQHHVKHLMRETKWHVKHGGVTPNQRRVQRDRWQKAQGEDMLKKWQDTHTALLALNDDVINAVDKHIDDILRERLDAKRSDNQHIDLVRKTLNRYLANIKHDYSKTAVTVDSELYMQAFQFEYNFIHQGVSNGYIPQAMATELYNEINQAQTLQLQQQQQLETMTVS
- a CDS encoding iron-sulfur cluster biosynthesis family protein → MMLTISDQLTEKIRKMMQTDTVLVLDFDDGVGPFSNAATCTLDVAFNLILAKPEQLTDEFNATIESNLGLIYVKGYAMDQFGDGDLTLKQSKYLNNVLESASGILDPNVGINDVQGADKDEQKVGNDLSCDGVSQVQTNR
- the msrA gene encoding peptide-methionine (S)-S-oxide reductase MsrA, yielding MKEETAIFAGGCFWCMVEPFEKMPGILKVRSGYTGGHLANPTYRQVCSHTTGHVEAVKIWYDAEQISYQQLLDIYWMIADPTDATGQFADRGNTYRPIIFVNSKQQAQIAEASKQKLAQSNRFDRPIVTQILPAQVFYDAEEEHQDFYRKDPAREAMMMGPRLAYQQKYWADQQK
- the msrB gene encoding peptide-methionine (R)-S-oxide reductase MsrB produces the protein MDKKETMAARKAQLTKEAYNVTQHAATERPFSGKYDNFYEPGIYVDVVSGEPLFTSRDKYDSGCGWPAFTHPIDEENMIEKHDHSFGMDRVEVVSREGQSHLGHVFNDGPVADGGLRYCINSSALKFIPKDEMLAAGYGDYLPMVTEK
- the trxA gene encoding thioredoxin, whose amino-acid sequence is MTVQAITDENFEQETANGVTLTDLWATWCGPCRMQSPVIEAAAKKNAAVKFTKLDVDENQQTAEKLGVRAIPTLIIKKDGQVVERLTGFHTLDMIEKVLDKYTA
- a CDS encoding DUF805 domain-containing protein, with product MVGMGQAFKLFWQRYVDFTGRSTRAEYWWVTLWLVIIYTILIIALAIAGISMIATATSSVTNSSVSSNFIGQMLAAGGVWLFMIFSIIVLFTLAIIIPSLALTVRRFRDAGLKTWAIWTLIGVNWLFSGADSVQNFTSDGRAFSVLSFIISVLMFIISVLATNTLSQMGGIGNGQEDAPVEVAPVSAETTTDSIAEAESESVQSEMTSEINRVEKDNEI
- the cbpA gene encoding cyclic di-AMP binding protein CbpA, whose amino-acid sequence is MLESLIKPKDELVTVTEDSSLADALTIFNSTTFRAIPILDTTGTLFRGAIYKMHIFKHQANQGDLNLPVTTMMRNMTKFIETDATFFDTIFALQDLPFISVVDANHHFQGILTHTTMLKMLANSWQTTEGRYVLTLLTDGARGSLERVAKYISRYSTISSALTLNPNDNLRTQRLIITLPNTVDKNTLSKIIKLLSRKGFHLESLEDLEKKSFMPQ